A genomic stretch from Oreochromis aureus strain Israel breed Guangdong linkage group 17, ZZ_aureus, whole genome shotgun sequence includes:
- the gcc1 gene encoding GRIP and coiled-coil domain-containing protein 1, protein MEKFGMSFGGGPSRKELLDTVESQKKQLIQYQTRFRDVVRAYKSLLKEKEALEASLKVLSVTQDLDLTQKGSATATPELTEDGCSLHSEDSVDMAASLDMASETTRGDQSEEDQAELGGRLVGSEPDGSSESGSVGTEQQQATPPPGMEADRRVAQLKSQLSTLTSSLATVTQEKSRMEASFQADKRQLKQEVEELQERLVSVTTQHEAELHNLQQQLAESRARIITQQHEREQEQGDHAQQLRELQRLLQAERDLRQDAELHLQDASTALLVTSQAVDRGAESEALLNQVKEERDELRRRLQAAEEEQRIPDPRVDELQQELNKLKNQVQEQVQLETRKVCDAEERAHERAQLAEARVAVLEQRVSELSELLGSCEKARQRDQQAAQRLRDRVLQLDTENKTLAIAASSRATSDLGPDEQLDVGVLREKLQKVKKLLLLAAQRNPDQNIQDLEVEPGADVAAAALAYQQELRQLRDEFERYKVRAQVVLKNKNTKDGCQARELEEVRDQLAELREKYINLRVQSDEAEAHHRQQLDERQQQAVSLQQAHRQEAERLEALHRDELLRLEAELHKQRERTMALLDEKDRELERLRAAAATLSWSTRVDNTPANPQENGPDTETDAISQALRQATPNESTLLLYAEQLARKEVEVGALRRQKNRLEEDTRQLQERLIANAEHHDEEVAALRDRLEKLIRDQSREGANMEYLKNVVYRFLTLHDANGRQQTLTAILTILHFSPQEKHDVMRLQGSTWWMGRR, encoded by the exons ATGGAGAAGTTCGGGATGAGCTTTGGTGGCGGTCCGAGCAGGAAGGAGCTGCTGGACACGGTGGAGTCCCAGAAGAAGCAGCTGATCCAGTACCAGACCCGCTTTAGGGATGTGGTCCGGGCCTACAAGAGCCTCCTGAAGGAGAAAGAGGCGCTGGAGGCCAGCCTTAAGGTCCTAAGCGTGACCCAGGACCTGGACCTGACCCAGAAGGGTTCGGCCACCGCCACACCGGAGCTCACCGAGGATGGCTGCTCGCTGCACAGCGAGGACAGCGTGGATATGGCGGCGTCTCTGGACATGGCCAGCGAGACTACAAGAGGCGACCAGAGCGAGGAGGACCAGGCAGAACTGGGAGGAAGGCTGGTG GGATCTGAACCCGATGGCAGCTCTGAGAGTGGCAGCGTGGGGACAGAACAGCAGCAGGCTACGCCCCCTCCCGGCATGGAGGCAGACCGCAGAGTCGCCCAGTTGAAGAGCCAACTGAGCACGCTCACAAGCTCGCTGGCCACGGTGACGCAGGAGAAGTCGCGAATGGAGGCGAGCTTCCAGGCAGACAAGCGgcagctgaaacaggaagttgaAGAGCTGCAGGAACGTCTGGTCTCCGTGACAACACAGCACGAGGCAGAACTGCAcaacctgcagcagcagctcgcTGAAAGTCGCGCTCGCATCATTACGCAGCAGCACGAGCGCGAGCAGGAGCAGGGGGACCACGCTCAGCAGCTCCGCGAGCTACAGAGGCTCCTCCAGGCCGAGCGAGACCTCCGCCAGGACGCCGAGCTCCACCTCCAGGATGCCAGCACCGCCCTGCTTGTGACTTCACAGGCCGTGGACCGGGGGGCGGAGTCCGAGGCTCTCCTGAACCAAGTCAAGGAAGAGAGAGACGAGCTGAGGCGGAGGCTGCAGGCCGCCGAGGAGGAGCAACGAATACCCGACCCCAGAGTGGACGAGCTGCAGCAAGAATTGAACAAGCTGAAGAACCAGGTCCAGGAGCAGGTCCAGCTTGAGACCCGCAAG GTTTGCGATGCAGAAGAGCGCGCTCATGAGCGTGCTCAGTTGGCTGAGGCCCGGGTGGCGGTCCTGGAGCAGCGTGTATCGGAGCTGTCAGAGCTGCTGGGCTCGTGTGAgaaggcaaggcagcgtgaccAGCAGGCAGCACAGAGGCTCCGTGATCGCGTGCTGCAGCTCGACACGGAGAACAAAACACTCGCCATCGCTGCCTCCAGCCGGGCGACCTCTGACCTCGGGCCAGATGAGCAACTGGACGTGGGGGTGCTGCGGGAGAAGCTGCAGAAGGTGAAGAAGCTGCTGCTCCTTGCGGCTCAGAGGAACCCCGACCAGAACATCCAGGACTTGGAGGTGGAGCCGGGTGCAGATGTGGCGGCAGCAGCCCTCGCCTATCAGCAGGAGCTGCGGCAGCTGAGGGATGAGTTTGAGCGCTACAAGGTGCGTGCGCAGGTGGTTCTGAAGAACAAGAACACCAAAGATGGCTGCCAGGCGCGGGAACTGGAGGAAGTCCGCGACCAGCTCGCCGAGCTGCGTGAGAAGTACATAAACCTGCGTGTGCAGAGTGACGAGGCCGAGGCCCACCACCGCCAGCAGCTTGATGAGCGCCAGCAGCAGGCAGTGTCGCTGCAGCAGGCACACCGGCAGGAGGCGGAGCGTCTGGAGGCACTCCACCGTGACGAACTGTTGCGACTGGAGGCAGAGCTTCACAAGCAGCGTGAGCGCACCATGGCGTTGCTGGATGAGAAGGACCGCGAGCTGGAGAGGCTGCGGGCTGCTGCCGCCACACTCAGCTGGTCCACCCGTGTTGACAACACACCCGCCAACCCTCAAGAGAATGGCCCCGACACAGAGACCGACGCGATCAGCCAGGCACTGCGGCAGGCCACACCCAATGAGTCAACACTGCTGCTGTACGCTGAGCAGCTCGCACGtaaggaggtggaggtgggcgCGCTGCGGCGGCAGAAGAACCGACTGGAGGAGGACACGCGCCAGCTGCAGGAACGACTCATTGCAAACGCAGAGCATCATGATGAGGAGGTGGCAGCCCTGCGTGACCGCCTCGAAAAACTGATCCGGGACCAGAGCCGCGAGGGCGCCAACATGGAGTACCTGAAGAATGTTGTGTACCGGTTTCTGACGTTGCATGACGCCAACGGGCGCCAGCAGACGCTCACTGCCATCCTCACCATCCTGCACTTCAGCCCGCAGGAGAAGCATGATGTCATGAGGCTGCAGGGCAGCACCTGGTGGATGGGACGCAGGTAG
- the LOC116313767 gene encoding ADP-ribosylation factor 4, whose amino-acid sequence MGLTISSLFSRLFGKKQMRILMVGLDAAGKTTILYKLKLGEIVTTIPTIGFNVETVEYKNICFTVWDVGGQDKIRPLWRHYFQNTQGLIFVVDSNDRERVAESAEELSKMVQEDELKDAVLLVFANKQDLPNAMGVSELTDKLGLHSLRSRTWHVQATCATQGTGLYEGLDWLSNELSKR is encoded by the exons ATGGGCCTCACAATCTCGTCGCTGTTCTCCAGACTGTTCGGGAAGAAACAGATGAGGATCCTGATGG TCGGTTTGGACGCTGCTGGAAAAACTACGATCCTGTACAAACTGAAGCTCGGAGAGATCGTCACCACCATCCCCACCATCG GCTTTAACGTGGAGACAGTCGAGTACAAGAACATCTGCTTCACAGTTTGGGATGTTGGCGGTCAGGACAAGATCCGACCTCTGTGGAGACACTACTTCCAGAACACACAG GGTCTGATCTTCGTGGTGGACAGTAATGACAGGGAGCGAGTCGCCGAGTCGGCGGAGGAGCTCTCTAAGATG GTCCAGGAGGATGAGCTGAAGGACGCGGTACTTCTAGTGTTCGCCAACAAACAGGATCTCCCGAACGCCATGGGTGTCAGCGAGCTCACCGACAAGCTGGGTCTGCACAGCCTGCGCAGCAGAACC tggcACGTGCAGGCCACCTGTGCGACGCAGGGCACAGGTCTGTACGAGGGACTGGACTGGCTGTCCAATGAGCTGTCGAAGCGTTAA